NNNNNNNNNNNNNNNNNNNNNNNNNNNNNNNNNNNNNNNNNNNNNNNNNNNNNNNNNNNNNNNNNNNNNNNNNNNNNNNNNNNNNNNNNNNNNNNNNNNNNNNNNNNNNNNNNNNNNNNNNNNNNNNNNNNNNNNNNNNNNNNNNNNNNNNNNNNNNNNNNNNNNNNNNNcctgcctgtctgtctgcctgtctatctatctatctatctatctatctatctatctatctatccatctatctatctatctatctatctatctatctatctatctatctatccatctatctatctatctatctatctatctatctatctatctatctatctatctatctatctatctatctatctatcttcttttacttgctcCATTCATtcaactgtggtcatgctgaggcactcACTACCTCGatgggtttagctgaacaaagtgaccctttttctgttttttttttaaagcctggtacttattctattggtctcttttgccaaactgctaagttaagggtgcataaacaaatcaataccagttgtcaagcagtggcaggaaGAGGACAaccacaagcacacgcacacacacacacacacacacacacacacacacacacacacatgtgtgtgtggtgataggagaagacacttgctcaaggtgttgagcaatgagactgaacccaaaatcatatgGTTGCAAAGGGAGTTTCTTAATCATTCAGCCATACCTGtgcttatataaatttattaacacagccatatacattagggtggagtgaaaataaaaaataattgtggAAATTGTAAATGCTTGAGGGCTAAAATGTTGCTATATTtgattactagaaaaatgctaaattttcgTTGAGATCAATTGAGGTCATTTACTCCCTCAATTCTGCTAAACTCTGAAAATGggaatttttgtaaattttttacaatAGCAGAGTTTGTGGGGTTTGAGGGAATAAATGCATGCCCTTGACTGATCTAagcaaaaatttaacatttttctagtaataatataagagtggttgtgtggtaagtaacttgcttaccaatcacatggttccaggttcaatcccactgcgtagcaccttgggcaaatgtcttcttctataacctcaggctgaccaaagccttgtgagtggatttggtagacggaaactggaagaagcccgtcgtatatgtatatatatatatatatatatatatatatatatatatatatNNNNNNNNNNNNNNNNNNNNNNNNNNNNNNNNNNNNNNNNNNNNNNNNNNNNNNNNNNNNNNNNNNNNNNNNNNNNNNNNNNNNNNNNNNNNNNNNNNNNNNNNNNNNNNNNNNNNNNNNNNNNNNNNNNNNNNNNNNNNNNNNNNNNNNNNNNNNNNNNNNNNNNNNNNNNNNNNNNNNNNNNNNNNNNNNNNNNNNNNNNNNNNNNNNNNNNNNNNNNNNNNNNNNNNNNNNNNNNNNNNNNNNNNNNNNNNNNNNNNNNNNNNNNNNNNNccgatgctggtgtgtttatatccccgtgacttaacggttcggcaaacgagaccgataaaataagtactaggcttacaaagaataagtcctggggttgatttgctcgactaaaggcggtgctccagcatggccacagtcaaatgactgaaacaagtaaaaaagtaaaagagtaagtagaaTTTTAGGTCTCGGGAATTTTCAATTTCCacacttttttattttcactctacCCTATATTAAACAATCtatataccccccacacacatacatgtatgctaaGGTGGattgataataaaaaattgaaaatgcccAAGGCCTAAAATCTTGCTAACCCCTCCTTAACCTGTTTCCTctatctgtggcgatgacaggcattgttctcccagtcagtatCCTGCACGTCACAGgcctttaatatacatacatacatacatacatacatacatacatacatacaaataaaaatatcctgttgttgatgctgaaattccaatgaaggggtccttgaatctaggttagaaactggctctttctctactggcaagaaatcttgaaataaaactgaacaatgacatacatacatacatacttgtaagtATAGTTACTTGGAGCAAGTTAACATGGCAAAATCTGCTTCTTATTTTATGGTTTAGGTGGTTTTGCTGATCACTAGAAACTTATTTAATACACACTCATCtgcttatatatctttctacagcTTGGTGTGGACTGATTTGGAGAGAGTTAAATGTACCAAACAGCAACTGGATACAAATCCTTGTGTATTTTCCGTTCTTCCTCTTCTGATTGGTTGACCTGTTACAAGCTTGACTTACTGTGTATATCTTTATGGCTTCATGaatcatgtgtgaatgtgttaaatatgtTGTTATATAAATCAGAGAGTATAGACCGAATCTTTATTACCTTTTCTCCTGTGATTGatgatgtttacatatatatgtatatatatatatatatatatatatatatataaatatatatatatatatatacatgtatatatacatgtataaaatgtaaatgaaaacaagaacaatttgaagtttataagtatatatacaaacatacattcatacactcacatgtgtgtgagtgtgtatgtggttgaatgtgtatctgtgtgtgtgtgtgaatgtatgtatacatatgtttgtatgcatgcatatatgtatgtatgtatgtgtgtgtatgagcatgtgagtatatatatatataattaaatatacacacatatataaaaatatgtatattacatacaacaAGTTTAagtttataagcatatatttgtgcgtacattcatacagaaacttgtgcgtgcatgtattggtgtatatataaacatatatacacatatgtatgtgtgtgcatgcatatatatataNNNNNNNNNNNNNNNNNNNNNNNNNNNNNNNNNNNNNNNNNNNNNNNNNNNNNNNNNNNNNNNNNNNNNNNNNNNNNNNNNNNNNNNNNNNNNNNNNNNNNNNNNNNNNNNNNNNNNNNNNNNNNNNNNNNNNNNNNNNNNNNNNNNNNNNNNNNNNNNNNNNNNNNNNNNNNNNNNNNNNNNNNNNNNNNNNNNNNNNNNNNNNNNNNNNNNNNNNNNNNNNNNNNNNNNNNNNNNNNNNNNNNNNNNNNNNNNNNNNNNNNNNNNNNNNNNNNNNNNNNNNNNNNNNNNNNNNNNNNNNNNNNNNNNNNNNNNNNNNNNNNNNNNNNNNNNNNNNNNNNNNNNNNNNNNNNNNNNNNNNNNNNNNtatatatatatatatatgtgtaaaattttaattaagcaGAAAACGgagaaatcaaatttaaatttgattcctgctAAACTCATGTTTGTCTTTGTCATTACCTGTCATCTATGAACataatatgcttacatatgtatgtccaGTTTTGACATAGGTAATTATACTAGTAGTATAATGGATACTTTTATCTCTTAGACAGTTATTCCAACCTCTAactctacatatacacatgtatacacacacacacacacacacacacacacacacacacgcacgcacacacacacacacacacatatatacatatacgtacatacatacatacaaacatacatatacacatatatatgtatatatatacatataaatatgcacatatatatatatatatatatatatatatatacacagatacacatatatatatacacacatatatatccatatatatgcacacacaaacacatatatatacacacgtctatacacatatatacgcaaatatacacgcaaatatatttgcatacacacacatatacctatacatatatacacacacatacatacacacacacacacacatatatacacacatataaatatatatatgtacatacatatgtatttatatgtatctaataAATATtggtatgatatgtgtgtgtgtgtgtgtgtatgtatgtgtgtgtgtgtgtgtgtgtaaatgttctAACTAACTGAAgctattgtataaaaataaaagctatGAGCAGACATTTATTTCAATGGagtaatttcttccattttctcattgTCCAGTGGGTTATTGTATTTTGTAAGGTCTGCTGCAATAATAACTCCATCACTATTAGGTTTTTTAGTCAAAGCTTCCTTCTGCCTTGACATTTCTTTTCCATAGCCATTTAGCAGTGCTAATGGTGTTGCATATCTTGTCAGATCAGCAGCTATGACAGGTTCAGACTCATTTTTCCTTGCAGCTTTTCCTTCTGTAGTTCTGTTTTTTCGTCCTTCATCATTggcatcagcagtagcagcagcatcaatatCAATGCTTGCTGTGGCAGAGAGTAATAACCCTTTTCCTTTGAGattatctgaaataaaaagaaaaacacagaagaCAACAGTTAAATGGCAATGTTTATGATTAACAAATGACATTTTGTTTCTTCAATAgatcatttgttttatgttcatgtACTGACTAAATGAATGATTATATCTCTCCCCCACATCCCTGCTTCTTTGTTAATGAAACCTTAGTGGTAATAAAAGACTATTGATTAATGATTTAGAGTAGTTcagatattcttttcatttttgttttgtcttccatGTTTGCTACTTCACTAAGAaacctttttgtctttcttcgtacaagagaaagacagagtgagtgaaagagggagagagagaaagctggggGAGAAGTTGcatgaaagaaagagtaagagagaatatgtgtgtgtgtttgtgtgtgtttatgtgtgtttgtgtatgtgtgtgggcgtatgtatgtttgtgcttttgGGAGCAAAACTGGCAAAAGTAAATGGAAACAAGAAAGCAAATTAATAATTATCCATTAGATTAGATGATGTTTGTTGCAGAGCAGAGTTACGTAAAATGGTCCAGAATTATTCCTGtgttcatctttgttgttattgttgctgtcggtGATGATGTAGATGTCTCCAACACAACAAAGCTGAAACTATTAAAGCAGTATCTCTATAACTACCCATTATTGCACTCTCATCTCAACACCTTTACTTCATATATTTAACATATGTGAAGTAATATGAATGTAtgggtgcatatacatgtacacacacacacacacacattttcatatacatcaTAAATCtcatcattaattttatgtttagtTTCCATATTGGCTTGGGTTATATGGCTCATCACTGACTTAGTTCTTATTTGGAGGAGCATGTCTTGgtcttttattccatttttggtatgatttctacgactgggtgcctttcctaatatcaaccactttgcagagaatactgaatacattttattttggtacAGCACTAGAGAAGATTTTATATGTAGGGCAAAACTAAAAGGCCTTATCTACATTGCATGGTCTTCATTCAATTGCCAGCCCCATTACTGTGTACTGGGTGAATTTCTTTGTAGCACCAGCATTGGAAAAGTTGCCTTGTTCAATGTAAGACTAAAAAGTCCTCTTTACCCTATGCAGTCTTCATTCTCTATCTGTTCATACTCTTGTGAACAGAAGGGGAAtgacgcggcgagctggcagaaacgttagcacgctgggcaaaatgcttagcagtatttcgtctgtctttacgttctgagttcaaattccgccgaggtcgactttgcctttcatccttactgggtcaataaattaagcaccagttacgcactggggtcgatgtaatcgacttaatccctttgtcagtccttgtttgtctcctctatgtttagccccttgtgggcaataaagaaataagaaggggAAGGATGTATGACCAGAAAGGAAATGATGATCAAGAGGGTGAAAAgggagataatataatataagtacaATGGGGGGGGGGCGGAACAGATTGATAGAATGGCAGATGGGGAGTGGAAGAGAAATAGTGACATGTTGGTTGTTGGTAGTTGGTTGAATAGAAGACAGTATGGGGTACATGATGGTATAGCAATAAAGATGTATCAAGGTAAGAGAGTGCAAATGATGGATAGCAACAGAGATAGGTGAGTGACAGTAAGTGAGAATGGTTAATGTTGACTAAGAGTTACACAGAGATGGAGAATGAGGGTTAGTGTTTGAGAGTGATGGTAGCGGGTATTGAATAAGAGCAGATTTGataccatttttcatcacaaagGTGTTGTAATGAAAAACAGGTAGAGGGAAACAGAGGTGACAGTCACAGAGAATAGAAGAATAATGGTAATGGATGACGATGGAAGGATTAAGTATGGACAAATTAAATGCCATCCCTGTTACACTTGTATCTTAGTATAGAGGATAAAGTAAGTGGTAGCAGATAAGAGGATAATGAATAGAACAGGAAATGGGGACAAAAAGAACATAACGTGCAAGAGACAAATGATGTATTAAACATTTTGACACCCATTTTGCCATGCTGAACCAATCATCTGGGTTCTTTGTTACCTTCTTAAGTCCAACAAACTACTCATGAGCTTAcatgccatcacacacacatgcatgcacgcacccCCTCTccacaagcttcttttagtttcttatttttttattgcccacaaggggctaaacatagaggggacaaacaaggaaagacaaagggattaagtcgattacatcgaccccagtgcgtaactggtacttaatttatcgaccctgaaaggatgaaaggcaaagtcgacctcggcggaatttgggctcagaacgtaacggcagacgaaatatcgcttagcatttcgcctggcgtgccaacgtttctgccagctcgctgcttcttttagtttctgtcaaccaaatccactgacaaggcttcaATAGCgttgtatagtagaagacatttgactaaggtgccatacagtgggactgaacctgaaaccacaaggtCGGAAAGCAAGCTTATAAGAAATAACTACACACCCCTGTGCAATTGATAGGTAGTTATTGATTCTATGCTGGGTTCCTCTGTTCTTTTGACAGGTATCGCTATTTGTCTTGCAGGGTTTTAAGCAACCCTCCCCACTAAGGAAGTCTGGTTAGGGATCTACTTTAGCTACCAATAAGCCAGCCATGCAACATATTGTAGCAGACTGTATGGTACCAGTAGTATTCATGAGTGACCTGGTGGTCGACTACCATAATATTCTGTCctttagaatatattaaaaacatgaattgtgtgcattttccttcttttattatatattttttctctacaACTGACCAagcagagaaggagaagaagacccatcaagccaagtgaaattgttgccatggcagatactggtgtgaTGCAACtgtcacccatgctggtgacacagcTTGAAGTAATCCCaaaaaactggttcaccagtcagcatcattagactttGGTTGGCATAAttgaataggagctttatttgcatattcaaaacgtttcctgtaaacaaatttaaaagatatatatataggcgcaggagtggctgtgtggtgagtagcttgctaaccaaccacatggttctgggttcagtcccactgcgtggcatcttgggcaagtgtcttctactatagccttgggtcga
This genomic interval from Octopus bimaculoides isolate UCB-OBI-ISO-001 chromosome 4, ASM119413v2, whole genome shotgun sequence contains the following:
- the LOC106875191 gene encoding uncharacterized protein LOC106875191 — protein: MADNLKGKGLLLSATASIDIDAAATADANDEGRKNRTTEGKAARKNESEPVIAADLTRYATPLALLNGYGKEMSRQKEALTKKPNSDGVIIAADLTKYNNPLDNEKMEEITPLK